A genome region from Panthera leo isolate Ple1 chromosome A2, P.leo_Ple1_pat1.1, whole genome shotgun sequence includes the following:
- the TCTA gene encoding T-cell leukemia translocation-altered gene protein isoform X2 produces the protein MAEPWSGQSLQALPTTVLGALGTLGSEFLREWEAQDMRVTLFKLLLLWLVLSLLGIQLAWGFYGSTVTGLYHRPGLGGQNGSTPDGSTHFTSWETTANEPLKTHRE, from the exons ATGGCGGAGCCTTGGTCTGGGCAGTCCTTGCAGGCTCTTCCGACCACGGTGTTGGGCGCGCTGGGCACCCTGGGCAGCGAGTTCCTGCGGGAGTGGGAGGCGCAGGACATGCGCGTGACCCTCTTCAAGCTGCTGCTACTCTGGTTGGTGTTAAGTCTCCTGGGCATCCAGCTGGCGTGGGGGTTCTACGGGAGCACGGTGACAGGGCTGTATCACCGCCCAG GTCTGGGCGGCCAGAACGGATCCACACCTGATGGCTCCACGCATTTCACTTCGTG ggaaacaacagcaaatgAACCTCTCAAAACCCACAGAGAATAA
- the TCTA gene encoding T-cell leukemia translocation-altered gene protein isoform X1 — protein sequence MAEPWSGQSLQALPTTVLGALGTLGSEFLREWEAQDMRVTLFKLLLLWLVLSLLGIQLAWGFYGSTVTGLYHRPDPHPQPAAALDVFLPPGLGGQNGSTPDGSTHFTSWETTANEPLKTHRE from the exons ATGGCGGAGCCTTGGTCTGGGCAGTCCTTGCAGGCTCTTCCGACCACGGTGTTGGGCGCGCTGGGCACCCTGGGCAGCGAGTTCCTGCGGGAGTGGGAGGCGCAGGACATGCGCGTGACCCTCTTCAAGCTGCTGCTACTCTGGTTGGTGTTAAGTCTCCTGGGCATCCAGCTGGCGTGGGGGTTCTACGGGAGCACGGTGACAGGGCTGTATCACCGCCCAG atccccacccccagcctgctgcAGCTCTGGATGTGTTCCTGCCCCCAGGTCTGGGCGGCCAGAACGGATCCACACCTGATGGCTCCACGCATTTCACTTCGTG ggaaacaacagcaaatgAACCTCTCAAAACCCACAGAGAATAA
- the AMT gene encoding aminomethyltransferase, mitochondrial translates to MQRAVSMVAHLGLRLQALPSDLGRPLSCAQDVLRRTPLYDFHLAHGGKMVAFAGWSLPVQYRDSHVASHLHTRRHCSLFDVSHMLQTKILGCDRVKLMESLVVGDIAELRPNQGTLSLFTNEAGGILDDLIVTSTSEGYLYVVSNAGCWDKDLALMQGKVRELQNMGSDVSLEVVDNGLLALQGPTAAQVLQAGVADDLRKLPFMTSAVMEVFGVSGCRVTRCGYTGEDGVEISVPAAGAVHLATALLENPEVKLAGLAARDSLRLEAGLCLYGSDIDEHTTPVEGSLSWTLGKRRRTAMDFPGASVILPQLKGKVQRRRVGLMCEGAPMRAHSPILNMEGTMIGTVTSGCPSPCLKKNVAMGYVPCEYSRPGTPLLVEVRRKQQMAVVSKMPFVTTNYYTLK, encoded by the exons ATGCAGCGGGCAGTAAGCATGGTGGCCCATCTGGGCTTGCGTCTGCAGGCGCTCCCGTCGGACCTGGGCCGTCCACTCAGTTGTGCACAG GACGTGCTCCGCAGGACACCACTCTATGATTTCCACCTGGCTCATGGCGGGAAGATGGTGGCGTTTGCAGGCTGGAGTCTGCCTGTGCAGTACCGGGACAGTCACGTTGCCTCACACCTGCACACACGCCGGCACTGCTCACTCTTTGATGTGTCCCACATGCTGCAG ACCAAGATACTTGGTTGTGACCGGGTGAAGCTGATGGAGAGTCTAGTGGTTGGAGATATTGCAGAGCTAAGGCCAAACCAG GGGACGCTGTCACTGTTTACCAATGAGGCTGGAGGCATCTTAGATGACTTGATCGTGACCAGCACCTCTGAGGGGTACCTGTATGTGGTGTCCAACGCTGGCTGCTGGGACAAGGACTTGGCCCTCATGCAG GGCAAGGTCAGGGAGCTTCAGAACATGGGCAGTGATGTGAGCTTGGAAGTGGTGGATAATGGCTTGCTAGCCCTGCAAG GCCCCACTGCGGCCCAGGTATTGCAGGCCGGCGTGGCAGATGACCTAAGAAAATTGCCCTTCATGACCAGTGCTGTGATGGAAGTGTTTGGCGTGTCTGGCTGCCGTGTGACCCGCTGTGGCTACACAGGAGAGGATGGTGTGGAG ATCTCGGTGCCAGCTGCAGGGGCAGTCCACCTGGCAACAGCTCTGCTGGAAAACCCAGAGGTGAAGCTGGCAGGGCTGGCGGCCCGGGACAGCCTACGCCTGGAGGCAGGCCTCTGCCTGTATGGGAGTGACATTGATGAACACACCACACCTGTGGAAGGCAGCCTCAGTTGGACATTGG GGAAGCGCCGCCGAACTGCCATGGACTTCCCTGGAGCGTCGGTCATTCTTCCTCAGCTGAAGGGCAAAGTGCAGCGGAGACGTGTAGGGTTAATGTGCGAGGGGGCACCTATGCGGGCACACAGCCCCATCCTGAATATGGAGGGCACCATGATTG GTACTGTTACCAGtggctgcccctctccctgcctgaaGAAGAATGTGGCCATGGGTTATGTGCCCTGTGAGTATAGTCGGCCAGGTACCCCGCTGTTGGTAGAGGTGCGGCGGAAGCAGCAAATGGCTGTGGTCAGCAAGATGCCCTTTGTGACTACAAATTACTATACCCTCAAGTGA
- the NICN1 gene encoding nicolin-1 isoform X3 has product MSRVSVPCHVKGTVALQVGDVRTSQGRPGVLVIDVTFPSVAPFELQEIMFKNYYTAFLSIRVRQHTSPHTPAKWVTCLRDYCLMPDPHSEDGAQEYVSLFKHQMLCDMARVLELRLILRQPSPLWLSFTVEELQIYQQGSKSPSMTFPKWLSHPVPCEQPAPLIEGLPDPSRVSSEVQQMWALTEMIRASHTSTRIGRFDVDGCYDLNLLSYT; this is encoded by the exons ATGTCCCGCGTGTCGGTGCCCTGCCATGTGAAAGGCACCGTGGCCCTGCAGGTGGGCGACGTGCGAACCTCCCAAGGCCGGCCTGGTGTGCTGGTCATCGATGTCACCTTCCCCAGCGTCGCGCCCTTCGAG TTACAGGAGATCATGTTTAAGAATTACTACACAGCCTTTTTGAGCATTCGTGTTCGCCAGCACACCTCACCGCACACACCGGCCAAGTGGGTGACCTGCCTGCGGGACTACTGCCTCATGCCTGACCCACACAGTGAGGACGGAGCCCAAGAATATGTATCACTGTTCAAGCACCAG ATGCTGTGTGACATGGCCAGAGTACTGGAGCTGCGCCTGATTCTGCGACAGCCATCACCACTGTGGCTGTCTTTCACAGTGGAAGAACTGCAGATTTACCAGCAGGGATCAAAG AGCCCCTCCATGACCTTCCCCAAGTGGCTCTCCCACCCAGTGCCTTGTGAGCAGCCTGCTCCCCTCATTGAG GGTCTCCCAGACCCCAGCAGGGTATCCTCCGAGGTGCAGCAGATGTGGGCGCTGACAGAGATGATCCGGGCCAGTCACACCTCTACAAGGATCGGCCGCTTTGAT GTGGATGGCTGTTATGACCTGAACTTGCTTTCCTACACTTGA
- the NICN1 gene encoding nicolin-1 isoform X2, whose translation MSRVSVPCHVKGTVALQVGDVRTSQGRPGVLVIDVTFPSVAPFEEIMFKNYYTAFLSIRVRQHTSPHTPAKWVTCLRDYCLMPDPHSEDGAQEYVSLFKHQMLCDMARVLELRLILRQPSPLWLSFTVEELQIYQQGSKSPSMTFPKWLSHPVPCEQPAPLIEGLPDPSRVSSEVQQMWALTEMIRASHTSTRIGRFDVDGCYDLNLLSYT comes from the exons ATGTCCCGCGTGTCGGTGCCCTGCCATGTGAAAGGCACCGTGGCCCTGCAGGTGGGCGACGTGCGAACCTCCCAAGGCCGGCCTGGTGTGCTGGTCATCGATGTCACCTTCCCCAGCGTCGCGCCCTTCGAG GAGATCATGTTTAAGAATTACTACACAGCCTTTTTGAGCATTCGTGTTCGCCAGCACACCTCACCGCACACACCGGCCAAGTGGGTGACCTGCCTGCGGGACTACTGCCTCATGCCTGACCCACACAGTGAGGACGGAGCCCAAGAATATGTATCACTGTTCAAGCACCAG ATGCTGTGTGACATGGCCAGAGTACTGGAGCTGCGCCTGATTCTGCGACAGCCATCACCACTGTGGCTGTCTTTCACAGTGGAAGAACTGCAGATTTACCAGCAGGGATCAAAG AGCCCCTCCATGACCTTCCCCAAGTGGCTCTCCCACCCAGTGCCTTGTGAGCAGCCTGCTCCCCTCATTGAG GGTCTCCCAGACCCCAGCAGGGTATCCTCCGAGGTGCAGCAGATGTGGGCGCTGACAGAGATGATCCGGGCCAGTCACACCTCTACAAGGATCGGCCGCTTTGAT GTGGATGGCTGTTATGACCTGAACTTGCTTTCCTACACTTGA
- the NICN1 gene encoding nicolin-1 isoform X1, whose protein sequence is MSRVSVPCHVKGTVALQVGDVRTSQGRPGVLVIDVTFPSVAPFELQEIMFKNYYTAFLSIRVRQHTSPHTPAKWVTCLRDYCLMPDPHSEDGAQEYVSLFKHQLCDMARVLELRLILRQPSPLWLSFTVEELQIYQQGSKSPSMTFPKWLSHPVPCEQPAPLIEGLPDPSRVSSEVQQMWALTEMIRASHTSTRIGRFDVDGCYDLNLLSYT, encoded by the exons ATGTCCCGCGTGTCGGTGCCCTGCCATGTGAAAGGCACCGTGGCCCTGCAGGTGGGCGACGTGCGAACCTCCCAAGGCCGGCCTGGTGTGCTGGTCATCGATGTCACCTTCCCCAGCGTCGCGCCCTTCGAG TTACAGGAGATCATGTTTAAGAATTACTACACAGCCTTTTTGAGCATTCGTGTTCGCCAGCACACCTCACCGCACACACCGGCCAAGTGGGTGACCTGCCTGCGGGACTACTGCCTCATGCCTGACCCACACAGTGAGGACGGAGCCCAAGAATATGTATCACTGTTCAAGCACCAG CTGTGTGACATGGCCAGAGTACTGGAGCTGCGCCTGATTCTGCGACAGCCATCACCACTGTGGCTGTCTTTCACAGTGGAAGAACTGCAGATTTACCAGCAGGGATCAAAG AGCCCCTCCATGACCTTCCCCAAGTGGCTCTCCCACCCAGTGCCTTGTGAGCAGCCTGCTCCCCTCATTGAG GGTCTCCCAGACCCCAGCAGGGTATCCTCCGAGGTGCAGCAGATGTGGGCGCTGACAGAGATGATCCGGGCCAGTCACACCTCTACAAGGATCGGCCGCTTTGAT GTGGATGGCTGTTATGACCTGAACTTGCTTTCCTACACTTGA